CTAGTGATAAATTCTGAACCATTTAACTGctacatttttttaattgtttggaagTTTTTAATCGGTAATTACttataacatatttatattttagtagcTTTGTAGTAAAAATACGCTGGACGGGGACAATGCACGTCCAGACATTTTCACCTGGCAGAGGTTAATCACTTTCTATATTCTAAACACGTACCTTTATCATTTTTATCTATATTCCGTTAAGTTGAGTGGTTTTCGGGCAACATTTGCCTGGTTCCTTTCGACATTATTGTTTGTGCAGGTACTCGTTTTAGGGCATGTGCAGAAATAGAGTTAACTTTTATCAGTTTTTCACCATGAAAGTTCACAGGGAGTAAGATGCAATTCTTACTCGTGAGGAAGGAGATACCAATGACCCAACCCAGAAAACACCTACAAGATTCAACCGACGATCCAATTCCGGATTCACCTGAAGAAAACATAAATGTACAGAATTTGTACAAATCCTTCTCTGAGTTCACTACTACAATACTACTATTTTACTGcaataatttgtaaaaaaaaataaatgatttattaataaattaagtgTTATTTactattttctaatttaaactAACTGAAAAAggttataattattaaatttaatttaataatttataaaaaatataattatcaacattttattttatttataatttaattattaataaaaaactaaaatataattaacgTGTCGAGCAACGTGTGAATCACGTAAAACAATATTAGTATAACAGACGTAGTCATAAAGTTGTTCAACTTGCTAAGTggatattataatattaatatcattattaactGTCATGATTTGAATTGGCATGTGATGTATGGTCCACTTTGATTCAAATAATCTTGGATATATGTCCCTTTTCCACATTTTCTTTTCTCCTTCCTAACAGTCAAGTTCAGTGGAAAAAAACAGTAGAGAAACAAGAAATCATTTGAACAACAATGGTGCCAATTTTCTTGTGCTTTTTGATCCTCATCTCTGTCACTTCCACCACTGCCACTGACCACATTGTTGGTGCTAACAAAGGCTGGAATCCAGGCATCAACTACACTTACTGGGCTAATAACCACACCTTCTATGTTGGAGACCTTATCTGTaagttcaaatttttttcattcttgATCTAATTTGAGCAAAATATGAAAACCTAGTTGCATTCTTGAATTTCTTGAAAAATATACATTTTAGGGTTTGCagtttcttgaattttttttgtttgtggaTGCAGCATTTAGGTACCCAAAGACTCAGTACAATGTGTTTGAAGTGAACCAAACTGGATATGATAATTGTACTACAGAAGGAGCCACTGGAAACTGGAGTAGTGGTAAAGATTTTATACCTCTTAACAAGGCTATGAGATACTATTTTATTTGTGGGAATGGGCAGTGTTTTAATGGCATGAAGGTCTCTGTTCTTGTTCATCCTTTGGCTCCACCTCCATCAACTTCTGCTAATAAGACTTCACCTAAATCTGATGCTTCTGTGATTTTGCATAATGGGTTTGTTGGATTTAGGGTTTTGGTtctatttggttttatttggtttggatttggtttgatttagtaTCGGTTGAGAAAATGTTGTTGAGGACTGTGATTTTATTCTTCTTGCTCAATTGTaagtctttttttttccttgttATAGTTTCTCATTTATCCTCTTTTGTAtgagaattgaattgaaattgttTACTTCATTTAGCTGTAGTCAATTCATTGATGATTTCATTTCTAATTTGTAtggaagcaaaaaaaaaaaaaacctgcATTATGCTCACTTTACATGGTCTGGCATAGAAGTATAATTGAGCAGGTCGAGTCAAAATACTATCAAATCCGAGCTCGACCCGATACTACAATTTAAAGTTCAAAACTCAATTTGAACTTGTTCAAggtttattttaaaagttcagGCTTGAAGGTAATTGAATAATTGAAAATCAAACTCAGCTCATCTTAACTCTACTAtctttataaaaagaaaagtaaattaaatttagtataaatGTTGTTGAGGACTGTGATTGTAAATATGTATAGTTATAGAAGATTAACatcttaattaaatcaaattcaatCAGAATCACAAGCCTCATGGGTTGATATCTTGATACTCGACTCTGCAGTTGGTTCAAACTCGACTCGGTTAATACAAAGTcgattttcaatattttttgattCAGTCCCGAGTtggttcgatttggttatatCTTAATACAGCAACATTTACAACAATTCAGCAAACACTTGCTGTAATTTATCAAATCCAATAAGGAGAAGTTCTGAAGGTACTATTTGCTCCAAAACTAGATATGGTTCAAGTTATAGGAATAAATGCACCTTTAGTACGGGTTGATTCAAAAAGATGATATATACAGCATTCATGATCTTCATAACAATGGCTTATCTATTAACTGTGGATTAAATCGAACAAATGCAGCCATTGAATTAGCTAGCGATATCCTTCAATACTAAATATTTTGTATTGCGTGTAAAAATATGTACATCAAGTCAAGAACTATACATTATAGTTGCAAATCACACTGTGGATGCTGTTCCTTTATGCAGCCAAAATGTTCTTATCGCCTTTGGAAATTGAGGAACTTAATCGAGAAGGCGAAGATAAACGCGAAAAATATTGCAAACCCGACAACTGCAGCTGCAACACCGCCTAGAAGCTCATGCttgaaatcaaaataatttctcACGAAATCTTCAACCGTTTCACCAGATTCAAGCTTGTTTTTTACATCTCCGAATTGTGATGAAATTAATCCATATAATGTGTATGACACTGGACACGCCCATGCATACCATCTCCACCACACAGGAATTCTCTGTTGTAGACATATGATATTAGTGAACAATAATAGAGAAGCACGGAAATGTAAAAGGTTACTGGTGCAGACACTTACGGGTCTAGGGATTATAAATCCGGAAAATAGATTCCATATAGAGTAGAATGCAGAGGAAACTATGGATGCCACTTGCTGGTTTGGTGTTATAGCAACAGACATCATGCCATAGAAGGTGTAGTACAATAATGTGAAGTACATAAAGAAGAGGTACCAAAAGAATTTATCTGCTTTCCATTCAAATCCAATCATTGCATACACTATTACACCGTATACCAAAGCTTGCGAGAAGATATAAGGAAGCTCAATCACAACCTGGATATGAATAATCAGAAAATGGAATGATTAACATAGGAGTAAGACAATGAGTGAGTTTGGAAATGTCTGAAACCTTGTTACCTGAGCAAAGGCGTATGGCAAAGGTAAATACATTCCGGCTGCTCTTTCTCTATAGAAGACTGTTCTTTCAATTGAAACTACTGGCTGCACAGATGATGCATTCTGGATTCCAAGAAAGACAATCGCTGCATACATTGATCCCATCGCATTGAAAAGGTCTTGTTGTTTTGTCCTGTTATTCGAGATATgagattataaatttaaggtAGATAGAACTGGAGAAATGTTAAATCTATAATGCACTATTTTAGCTGTATACTCGTGCTATAACTTACGTTTTCGAGCCAAGATCCCAAAACATTGTCCCGAACATCAAGGCGATGGCAGTTGTGAAGAGAAATCTGACAGCAGTATACGGTGGATTGCGCCAGTACGACAGATGTTGCTTCCACAAGCATACCATACACTGGGTGAAAAATGATTGCGAGTACTGAGTAGGAAAATACAAATCATTTGAACCTGGAGCAGGTTTGCTTAATTCCTCAATGAGAGCCTTGTTTCTCCTGAATGAAAGACATCACACGCATCAGTTATAGATCGTTAAATGTAGTAGTCAAGTAGTTTAAAACTATCTTACCTGTACAATTCTGACTTTTTGTAAATATCAGCAAAATCTAATCCTAAAACTGTTTCTTGACCTGAACTTGAAACTTCCAACATCCAAGTTGCTGGATTATATCCATCTTTGATGTTACTCACCCCTTCAATTGCCTTGATATAGAAAAAACGTGCAGAGTTGAGTTATAATAGAGTCAAAGATATGTAGTTTCCATAACTCGATTAACCATCATTTAATACCTCAAAGTACTTGATTAGTTGGCAAGAATGGCGGCCTAGTGGCCCAACATATATCTCTTGACCTCCTCGTTTCATAAGGAATAACTGCAGCATCAGATTAAATATATCAAAGACTTGTGTAAAATTCATCATAAGGAATTACCATTTATAATATGCCGACATTACACACCTCGTCAAAAGCATCAAATATGTCGATGCTTGGTTGATGGATAGTACACACAACTGTTCTTCCAGTGTCCACGGTGTTCCTCACTGTTCTCATAACAATTGCAGCAGCTCTTGCATCTAGGCCTGAAGTTGGCTCGTCCATGAATATTAAAGAAGGGTTTGCCACCAGCTCAACTGCAATAGTTAGCCGTTTGCGCTGCTCAGTCGACAGGCCACTCACACCTGGCAATCCAACTAATGCCTGTGTCAATGGCTCCAATTCTACAAGTTTCATTACTTCATCGATAAAGTTCTGCAAATAAGTTTCATCAAAGAAAATATCAGCAAGAGACAAGGCAGTATTAGTCTTGGAATACTCAGAACTCAACTGGGCAGACTTATGACTGTTTTGCCTAGCAGAGCtcaaaatttcattaaattgaAACAAAGTGCCTGCAAATGGATTCATGGTTGTGGATAACAACCTTTCGGGTTTCGTTGTTCACTTCAGGAGGAAGACGAAGCCAAGCTGAGTAAACCAATGATTCGTAGACAGTAACATGTGGAGAATGGATGTCATTTTGCTCACAATATCCTGAGATTCTAGCAAAAGTTTCTTGTTTCTTTGGGTAGCCAGAGATTTTGATGTCTCCTTCTATATATCCACCGGTTTTTCTGCCAGCCAGCACATCCATCAGAGTGGTTTTACCCGCACCACTGACACCCATTAGAGCCGTAAGCACACCCGGCCTAAAAGAGCCACTTACACCTCTCAAAAGCTCTAATTTACTATCACCTACACCTTGGCTTTTCATTTCCTGCAAGATATTATGAAATAATTACtctcttcatttttaaaatcatcaGAATACTTAATGTCAAACagaatattattatttgtttaccGAATGAATTTTACCTGTGGCATGTCAACAGAATACTTGATGTCATTGAAGGTAATAGAATGTGGTTCAAATGGAAGAACCATTCCTTTTTTCTTCTGATGGCTGCCTTCAACTACAGCCTCTGAACTAGCAGAGGTTAACTGAATGGCTCCTCCTGTTTTTCCCGGCTCATTACTTGTACAGTCTTCAGATATAACAGCTCGAGGATTCTGCAATGCTGCAAAGCATAATATACACCAGCCCCATATTCAAAATTAGCTCGCATTTCATGAAACTAAAACAAGAGAGGGTAAAGATACTCACGGCCAAGAAATGTGAGAGCTAGAGTGAAACAGAAGTTGTACAACAGTGTGAATCCAGCCAATGCTCCAACTCCTATCCAATACCAATAGGGATCAGTGAAGAATCCTCGAGACTTCAGAACTTGAATTCCGAGTGTTTGATTTGAGTTTGGAAGGAcctttcaaaaacaaaataaatttagatatcAGTTAATGAGTAAGAGGCAAATACATAGAATGAACAAAGGTTTAGTTTAAGAGATTTTTACATTACTCCAGCTGTTTCCGTGGAACTCGTTAGCTACTATTGCATTCTGCGCATACATCAGTGGTGATATCCAGTAACCCCATATCCACCATTTCTTTATGTCATCTGCAACATTAAGTAGATAATGAGAAAATAGTACACATTTTAAGGAAGAAGGTGAATTAATTTACTCAAAAAAGTTTAGTAAGTAACTATACCACGTGACAATATGAAACCTCCCAATGCAAAAAGTAGAAGCAGTGCAAATGACCCAAAAGTATTAGCAATAATCATGTTCCTTCCTCCTGCAGCAATAAAGCGAAATAATCCCGAAGCCATCTGGCCAACAAGAACAAGCACAAGGTACTGCTTAAAGAGCCTGCAGAAAGTACACAATGGACATCAGCTGcaacaaaccaaacaactccgtttataacattttaagaATTGTTACCTTCCGACATTAGGATCGTATCCAATAACATAATAGGTAAGGAACACCCATATAGCAACTTGCACCAGTGTTATAGGTATCTTAGTAATCCATGGGGGAAGAGAGAATGCCCACGACGGATAGAACAGGAGATTCCTTTGCTTATAGAACACAGGAAGCTTTGCAATGGTCAATGAAATCTCTGAGAGTCCATTGAACATGATAAATATGACAGAGAAGAATAAAGCTCCCGCATAAATTCCTCCATCGGATACTGAATCTCTATGCATCTCGGTCCGAAGGAAAAGGGTCATTGCAAGCATTGCCATTATAGCAACCTAGTaacagaagaaaaaaatgagGAATCATAATCTCATATCCATGTATTTGAAAGGCGTATgctatattcattttaagataCTCACTTGTGTAATCTTGAAGATGTAGACAAATGAATTTCTCTTCATTAGCAAGATCTCTCTGGAGAAacaagctttgagaagctccATTCTTCCAACTCCATACTTTTTAGTTGTCAAAGCAGCAGGGTGGCTCTTGGACTTATCAAATGGAGTAGAAAGCTCAGTTTCGAGTCCTCGTCCAACATGGAACGATTGAAACGCTTCAGCAAATTCCTTAACTGTGACAAAACTGTAGGGCGCATCTTTATTTACCCAATATTGTTGCTGGTCTTTCCTTGATGTTACCTGCAATGAATCACAATGCATGAATATTGGTTTTTAAGGATTCTATTAGATGAATAATTAACACTAAAAGATTTGTTCTTACTTCTTGTAAGAAGTCTGCAACTCCTTTTCTTTCAGGACACTTGAAGCCCATGTATTCGAAAAACTCGAGTACATTTTCTCGAGGACCGTGATATACAATCTGACCATCAGATAGGAGAATAATGTCATCAAAGAGATTGTAAGTTTCTGGTGGTGGCTGGAGAAGAGAGATGACCGCGGTTCCATTGAGAATGCGTATATACTGCTTTAATGATTTTACGATTTGGAAAGTAGTTGAACTGTCCAAGCCAGTAGAAATCTCATCCATAAACAGAGCTTTAGATGGACCAACTAACATCTCCCCTGAAATGAAATGTGCATTTGGAAAGACAGTTTAGACAACGGAAATGACTGACAGAAATTAAGTACAGAAATGGACTAATGGAGGCTGCTTGCCTGTCGTAACACGTTTCTTTTGTCCTCCAGAAACACCCCTTATCATTTCATTCCCCACCATTACATCTGCACAAACCTCTAGTCCTAAAATCTGCAGAACAAGCAGAAAAGgcattaacataaaaaaaaagtagcAGTATCCATTCTTCATAGTGCATTTATACTTTCTCAATCCCATTACCTTAAGAATATAGTCTGTAACCACATGCTCTTCCTGACCTTCTGTAGCCATTGCCTATATGAGAAAACAACAAAGTTTATATCATAATTCTTAAGACTGACTGCACATAACATAACCGTAAAAGTCTCAATCAGTAATACAACAGAATCAAAACAATGCTCACCTTCATAAAAACATCAATGTCAGGGTCAGGCTTAATATGTGATGTTTTTTCTCTTCTAAGCAACTCGGTTAACAATTCTGTCAGTTACCAAAATCGCACCAGCCGGTCAAATTCAGGAAAATTTTAGTTTCGACACATGAATTAAAATTAGTGTTCATCAAACTAACCATATCGATGTCCGACTCCTTGGCATCGTGCAGCAAATGCCAAGGTCTCCCTCACTGTCATTTCACCTATATGGTTATCATGTTGACTGATGTAGGCAGCTGTTCTCTGGGGTACAAATTCATTCATCTCATGACCATTGTAAGTCACCTTACCAGAAAACTACACAAGAAATCATATTTCTCAACAGAAGCTTTAAGATTGAAATAAAAAGCAATAAATTTCACAGTTAGATGTATAAATAAATTCCACACCTTTAATTTGGGATCAAGTTTTCCAGCCAAAGCCAACAAAAGAGTAGTCTTTCCAGAACTTGGAGGACCCAAAAGTAAAGTCAACCTGCATTTGGGGtaagaaaatgagaaaaattcaataaatattcTGGAATCAAACtatcaaattagaaaaaaaattgatttgaacctcaaaatttcacctttttggtctGACAATTCCACTAACATTCTCAAGTATAGACAATCTTTTCTTTCTACTAGAAAGAATATGCAGATTATTCAAGATTCCCTTCAAAATTAAACACAAATTGATCAGAACTCAGTCAAAACAACAACACAATTATATTCTATATCACAAAAATGCTAATATACCTCAGCTATATCAATAGAGAAGTTAAGAAATGTCGGCAGAGCTCTACTCCCCACATGTGCTTCTGTTTCAACTTTCAAATTCTCAAATCTAACTTCAATCGTAGGAAATTCAATTCCAACACTGAAAAGTAAAATCaagaatcataaaaaaaatcaagaatcataaaataaataaccacTAATCATAACATAAATATTCAAGAATCATAAAAACGAATCAAgaatcataaaaaaatcaagaattattaaaaaaaaacatcaagaatcataaaataaaatcaagaacttgagttttaatttatatacctATCAACTCGGTTCTTGAGTTTTAACAAGAATGCTTCATTATCTTCTTCAGGAATTTTAACCAACCGATCAAGAACAGCTCTTTTATCTTTAAATCCAAGTTTTCCCACATCAATCTCACTGACTTTACCCTTAGAAGTAGTTAATAAACCTTTCTTTAAACGATCATAAGTCGGCAATCTTTCAAGCGCAGCCCATTTTAAAGCTTGTTCATCGTCTTCTTCATCAATTCTTGAAGATTTAGAAAAACCATCCATTGCATTATTGCTTCTGAATATGAAAGACTCATCTCTGCGTAAACTCCCACCACCTATATACACTTCAGCACCTTCCATGGTAGCTTCAAGATTCAAGAACTAAGAGCTTTTAGTTTggtttcttgtttttttttctttttttgat
This window of the Mercurialis annua linkage group LG5, ddMerAnnu1.2, whole genome shotgun sequence genome carries:
- the LOC126680084 gene encoding early nodulin-like protein 17, with product MVPIFLCFLILISVTSTTATDHIVGANKGWNPGINYTYWANNHTFYVGDLISFRYPKTQYNVFEVNQTGYDNCTTEGATGNWSSGKDFIPLNKAMRYYFICGNGQCFNGMKVSVLVHPLAPPPSTSANKTSPKSDASVILHNGFVGFRVLVLFGFIWFGFGLI
- the LOC126680508 gene encoding pleiotropic drug resistance protein 1-like yields the protein MEGAEVYIGGGSLRRDESFIFRSNNAMDGFSKSSRIDEEDDEQALKWAALERLPTYDRLKKGLLTTSKGKVSEIDVGKLGFKDKRAVLDRLVKIPEEDNEAFLLKLKNRVDSVGIEFPTIEVRFENLKVETEAHVGSRALPTFLNFSIDIAEGILNNLHILSSRKKRLSILENVSGIVRPKRLTLLLGPPSSGKTTLLLALAGKLDPKLKFSGKVTYNGHEMNEFVPQRTAAYISQHDNHIGEMTVRETLAFAARCQGVGHRYELLTELLRREKTSHIKPDPDIDVFMKAMATEGQEEHVVTDYILKILGLEVCADVMVGNEMIRGVSGGQKKRVTTGEMLVGPSKALFMDEISTGLDSSTTFQIVKSLKQYIRILNGTAVISLLQPPPETYNLFDDIILLSDGQIVYHGPRENVLEFFEYMGFKCPERKGVADFLQEVTSRKDQQQYWVNKDAPYSFVTVKEFAEAFQSFHVGRGLETELSTPFDKSKSHPAALTTKKYGVGRMELLKACFSREILLMKRNSFVYIFKITQVAIMAMLAMTLFLRTEMHRDSVSDGGIYAGALFFSVIFIMFNGLSEISLTIAKLPVFYKQRNLLFYPSWAFSLPPWITKIPITLVQVAIWVFLTYYVIGYDPNVGRLFKQYLVLVLVGQMASGLFRFIAAGGRNMIIANTFGSFALLLLFALGGFILSRDDIKKWWIWGYWISPLMYAQNAIVANEFHGNSWSNVLPNSNQTLGIQVLKSRGFFTDPYWYWIGVGALAGFTLLYNFCFTLALTFLGPLQNPRAVISEDCTSNEPGKTGGAIQLTSASSEAVVEGSHQKKKGMVLPFEPHSITFNDIKYSVDMPQEMKSQGVGDSKLELLRGVSGSFRPGVLTALMGVSGAGKTTLMDVLAGRKTGGYIEGDIKISGYPKKQETFARISGYCEQNDIHSPHVTVYESLVYSAWLRLPPEVNNETRKNFIDEVMKLVELEPLTQALVGLPGVSGLSTEQRKRLTIAVELVANPSLIFMDEPTSGLDARAAAIVMRTVRNTVDTGRTVVCTIHQPSIDIFDAFDELFLMKRGGQEIYVGPLGRHSCQLIKYFEAIEGVSNIKDGYNPATWMLEVSSSGQETVLGLDFADIYKKSELYRRNKALIEELSKPAPGSNDLYFPTQYSQSFFTQCMVCLWKQHLSYWRNPPYTAVRFLFTTAIALMFGTMFWDLGSKTTKQQDLFNAMGSMYAAIVFLGIQNASSVQPVVSIERTVFYRERAAGMYLPLPYAFAQVVIELPYIFSQALVYGVIVYAMIGFEWKADKFFWYLFFMYFTLLYYTFYGMMSVAITPNQQVASIVSSAFYSIWNLFSGFIIPRPRIPVWWRWYAWACPVSYTLYGLISSQFGDVKNKLESGETVEDFVRNYFDFKHELLGGVAAAVVGFAIFFAFIFAFSIKFLNFQRR